In the Mycolicibacterium thermoresistibile genome, one interval contains:
- a CDS encoding SDR family NAD(P)-dependent oxidoreductase — MLSDSVALITGASGGIGRVLARRYAQRGARVALVARRRDELNVTAAAVTEAGGEALVLVADIRDETQCADAVAATVARWGRLDVLVNNAAVPGSDQSVAEATVDNWNQVLATNLVAPMVLSREALCQAMIPAGSGNIQFLSSAAARNVAPGKAHYAAAKLALSALGQTLALEVGGTGIRVNTLVVGSVEGELLDRYVARRAAADGVSPDEVLSGLARSTKLGRLISPEEVADVSLWLASDAASAITGQDIFVTGG, encoded by the coding sequence GTGCTCTCCGACTCCGTCGCGCTGATCACCGGCGCCAGCGGCGGGATAGGCCGTGTGCTGGCGCGTCGCTATGCGCAGCGCGGAGCGCGGGTGGCGCTGGTCGCGCGGCGTCGCGACGAACTGAACGTGACCGCCGCGGCGGTCACCGAGGCGGGCGGCGAGGCCCTGGTGCTGGTCGCCGACATTCGTGACGAGACACAGTGTGCTGACGCGGTGGCCGCGACGGTGGCGCGATGGGGGCGCCTCGACGTGCTGGTCAACAACGCCGCGGTGCCGGGCAGCGACCAGTCGGTCGCCGAGGCCACCGTCGACAACTGGAACCAGGTGCTGGCAACCAATCTCGTCGCACCGATGGTGTTGTCGCGAGAGGCGCTGTGTCAGGCGATGATTCCGGCGGGCAGTGGCAACATCCAGTTCCTGTCGTCGGCGGCGGCCCGCAACGTCGCGCCGGGCAAGGCCCACTACGCCGCGGCGAAGCTGGCGCTGAGCGCACTCGGACAGACGCTCGCGCTCGAGGTCGGCGGGACCGGGATCCGGGTCAACACGCTGGTGGTCGGCAGCGTGGAGGGCGAACTGCTCGACCGGTACGTCGCGCGGAGGGCTGCCGCCGACGGGGTGAGCCCGGACGAGGTGCTCAGCGGGCTGGCCCGCTCGACCAAGCTCGGCAGGCTGATCAGCCCGGAGGAGGTCGCCGACGTCTCCCTCTGGCTCGCATCCGATGCCGCGTCGGCGATCACCGGCCAGGACATCTTCGTGACGGGAGGCTGA
- a CDS encoding phosphotransferase encodes MAECGIDRVVSDWISANIGPVRSIERHQRWRPAWFVTAERDGREIGLYVRGDREGFGFAGVKVEAQIYRVLEEHQISVPHVYGEIDEASAIVLDLLPGAPNPCQANDPAEVDAVMDSYVDALVRTHAIEPAAFAGLAVPDGPRALALDNFETFVARYREFKQRPEPLLEFAIGWLRRNAPAHRSAASFVLGDTGQYMYADGRITGLIDVELAHIGDVAHDLAGLRLRNATEPMGDLGRVLRRYQQVSGTPLDRAAIEFHTAKFALCTPLGITIVLHLDLPLTDIVQYIEWFHQLSLHAIESIARQAGVELSAVSLPEPQPTPYPGAVAGLASMVESLQVPAGIAEYERSSVARVARFSHRVAEYARAVEAADLDDLADLLGTRPADRAAGDQALEEFIHTASPEHDAALITLLHRRVMRQLLMMEPLLTGGRIVHVMPLDELLG; translated from the coding sequence GTGGCTGAATGCGGCATCGACCGTGTCGTCTCCGACTGGATCTCGGCCAACATCGGGCCGGTCCGCAGCATCGAACGCCATCAGCGTTGGCGGCCCGCGTGGTTCGTCACAGCTGAACGCGACGGCCGGGAGATCGGACTCTACGTGCGGGGCGACCGCGAGGGATTCGGCTTCGCGGGGGTCAAGGTCGAGGCGCAGATCTACCGGGTCCTCGAGGAGCATCAGATCTCCGTCCCGCACGTCTACGGAGAGATCGACGAAGCCTCGGCGATCGTGCTGGACCTGTTGCCGGGAGCGCCGAATCCCTGCCAGGCCAACGATCCTGCCGAGGTCGACGCGGTGATGGACTCCTACGTCGACGCGCTGGTGCGCACCCACGCCATCGAACCGGCGGCGTTCGCCGGGCTGGCGGTCCCCGACGGTCCGCGCGCACTCGCACTGGACAACTTCGAGACGTTCGTGGCCCGCTATCGGGAGTTCAAGCAGCGCCCGGAACCGTTGCTGGAGTTCGCGATCGGATGGCTGCGGCGCAACGCGCCGGCCCACCGGTCCGCCGCGTCGTTCGTTCTCGGAGACACCGGGCAGTACATGTACGCCGACGGCCGGATCACCGGCCTGATCGACGTCGAGCTCGCGCACATCGGCGACGTCGCCCACGACCTCGCGGGTCTGCGACTGCGCAACGCGACCGAGCCGATGGGCGACCTCGGCCGGGTGTTGCGGCGCTACCAGCAGGTCTCGGGCACGCCGCTGGACCGCGCCGCCATCGAGTTCCACACCGCCAAGTTCGCGCTGTGCACGCCGCTCGGCATCACGATCGTGCTGCACCTGGACCTGCCGCTGACCGACATCGTCCAGTACATCGAGTGGTTCCACCAGCTTTCGCTGCACGCGATCGAGTCGATCGCCCGGCAGGCAGGCGTCGAGTTGTCCGCGGTGTCGCTGCCCGAGCCGCAGCCCACGCCCTACCCCGGCGCCGTCGCCGGCCTGGCGTCGATGGTGGAGTCCCTCCAGGTGCCTGCCGGTATCGCCGAGTACGAGCGGTCCTCCGTCGCGCGGGTCGCCCGGTTCAGTCACCGCGTCGCCGAGTACGCGCGCGCCGTCGAGGCCGCCGACCTCGACGACCTCGCGGATCTACTCGGTACCCGGCCCGCCGACCGCGCGGCGGGCGACCAAGCCCTCGAGGAGTTCATCCACACGGCGTCACCCGAGCACGACGCCGCACTGATCACGCTGCTGCACCGCCGGGTGATGCGTCAGCTGCTGATGATGGAGCCGCTGCTGACCGGCGGCCGGATCGTGCACGTCATGCCGCTGGACGAACTGCTCGGCTGA
- a CDS encoding enoyl-CoA hydratase/isomerase family protein: MSATGLSARTEDGVRWLVLDRPDVGNSVTRAMQRDLIDNLERASADPDIRAVVFTAAGTKHFCTGPNLRDPEMRPSQDRIAGDAARRLRTGSQAVVSAILDCEKPVVCGLNGVAAGVGASMVLACDLIVAAESARLIELFVRRGLAPDGGAAYLLARKVPFNIAKELLMFGEQITAQEAHRIGLVNKVVPDDQLTAEVTAWAQRLARGATRGIAAAKAMLNQALDVDRAAAFATEALLVEQVASTEDVAEGMAAFAEKREASFRGR, translated from the coding sequence GTGAGCGCCACCGGACTGTCCGCGCGCACCGAGGACGGGGTGCGCTGGCTGGTGCTGGACCGCCCGGATGTCGGCAACTCCGTGACCCGGGCGATGCAGCGCGACCTCATCGACAACCTGGAGCGTGCGTCCGCCGACCCCGATATCCGCGCCGTCGTGTTCACCGCCGCGGGCACCAAGCACTTCTGCACCGGCCCCAACCTGCGCGACCCTGAGATGCGGCCGAGCCAGGACCGGATCGCCGGGGACGCCGCGCGCAGGCTGCGCACCGGATCGCAGGCCGTGGTGTCGGCGATCCTGGACTGTGAGAAGCCCGTCGTGTGCGGACTCAACGGCGTCGCGGCAGGCGTCGGCGCGAGCATGGTGCTGGCGTGCGACCTGATCGTCGCGGCCGAAAGCGCGCGGCTGATCGAGTTGTTCGTGCGACGCGGCCTGGCGCCCGACGGCGGGGCGGCCTACCTGCTGGCGCGCAAGGTGCCGTTCAACATCGCCAAGGAACTCCTGATGTTCGGCGAGCAGATCACCGCCCAGGAGGCGCATCGCATCGGGTTGGTCAACAAGGTGGTGCCCGACGATCAGCTCACCGCCGAGGTGACGGCCTGGGCGCAGCGCCTCGCTCGGGGTGCGACGCGCGGAATCGCCGCCGCCAAGGCGATGCTCAACCAGGCGCTCGACGTGGACCGCGCCGCGGCCTTCGCCACCGAGGCGCTTCTCGTCGAGCAGGTGGCGTCCACCGAGGACGTCGCGGAGGGGATGGCGGCCTTCGCCGAGAAGCGCGAGGCCTCGTTCCGGGGACGCTGA
- a CDS encoding cytochrome P450 yields the protein MVTAELRWDPFDRALHKNPYDVWRRLRDEAPVYYNEQHDFYALSRFDDVLSASLDTETFSSEHGITLDAITPDPWPSPKAMIMMDPPDHTAMRKMVNRTFFRSKVAELEDRIRMLCRGYLDPFVGSGGFDYVRDFSMKLPVMVISSLLGFPEEDHDNLREWSDLQLYREEGSTELSEVGRQAGEKLFAYYRDQVASRRAERADDIVSQLMDSDLVQPGKPTRRLDDGELLMFIALINVAGNETVARLLGWAAVTLARFPEQRAKLVDNPSLIPGAVEELLRYEAPSPVQGRFAVRDATYHGTVIPAGTKVALLTGSAGRDERQYPNPDVFDVTRTGIRHVSFGHGAHFCLGAALARLEARVALEETLARFPTWDIDEDAVEYVHTNSVRGPASVQIRL from the coding sequence ATGGTGACAGCGGAACTGCGCTGGGATCCGTTCGACCGTGCCCTGCACAAGAATCCCTACGACGTGTGGCGGCGGCTGCGCGACGAGGCGCCCGTGTATTACAACGAGCAGCACGACTTCTACGCGTTGAGCCGGTTCGACGATGTGCTGTCGGCCTCCTTGGACACCGAGACCTTCTCGTCTGAGCACGGGATCACCCTCGACGCCATCACCCCGGACCCGTGGCCGTCGCCCAAGGCGATGATCATGATGGATCCGCCCGACCACACGGCGATGCGAAAGATGGTCAACCGCACCTTCTTCCGTAGCAAGGTCGCGGAGTTGGAGGACCGGATCCGGATGCTGTGCCGTGGGTATCTCGACCCGTTCGTCGGCAGCGGCGGCTTCGACTACGTTCGGGACTTCTCGATGAAGCTGCCCGTCATGGTGATCAGCTCGTTGCTGGGCTTCCCGGAGGAGGACCACGACAACCTGCGGGAGTGGTCGGACCTGCAGCTGTACCGCGAGGAGGGCAGCACCGAGCTCAGCGAGGTCGGCAGGCAGGCCGGTGAGAAGCTCTTCGCCTACTACCGGGATCAGGTGGCGAGCCGGCGGGCCGAGCGCGCCGACGACATCGTCAGCCAGCTGATGGACTCCGACCTGGTGCAGCCGGGCAAGCCGACCCGTCGACTCGACGACGGCGAGCTGCTGATGTTCATCGCGCTGATCAACGTCGCGGGCAACGAGACCGTGGCCCGGTTGCTCGGTTGGGCTGCGGTGACGTTGGCGCGGTTCCCGGAGCAGCGGGCCAAGCTCGTCGACAACCCGAGCTTGATCCCCGGCGCTGTCGAGGAACTGCTGCGCTACGAGGCGCCGTCACCGGTGCAGGGCCGCTTCGCCGTGCGCGACGCCACCTATCACGGCACCGTGATCCCGGCGGGGACGAAGGTCGCGTTGCTGACCGGCTCGGCAGGCCGGGACGAACGCCAGTACCCGAACCCCGACGTCTTCGACGTCACCCGCACCGGCATCCGGCACGTCAGCTTCGGCCACGGAGCGCACTTCTGCCTCGGCGCGGCGCTGGCCCGCCTGGAGGCCAGGGTCGCCCTCGAGGAGACGTTGGCGCGGTTCCCGACGTGGGACATCGACGAGGACGCTGTCGAGTACGTGCACACCAATTCGGTGCGCGGTCCGGCGAGCGTGCAGATCCGGTTGTGA
- a CDS encoding enoyl-CoA hydratase/isomerase family protein, with protein sequence METRTLEHVIYEKDGPIARIILNNPDRANAQTSEMVHSVNTALDDAQYDYDIKVVIIKANGKGFCSGHIPDGSYPEFKAEIEASGKVWRSAAQLFLWPVLKLWEFPKPVIAQVHGYAIGGGTTWALIPEITVCSEDAWFQMPLVPGFGLPGSETMFEPWVFMNYKRAAEYLYTAQKITAQQALEFGLVNRVVPADELESTVEELAAKIAKAPLITLQATKAGILRAWETMGFRTHQQASNDLQAVVTGSREFQEYMAELMKRASKPADRV encoded by the coding sequence TTGGAAACGCGGACCCTGGAACATGTCATCTACGAGAAGGACGGCCCGATCGCCCGGATCATCCTCAACAACCCCGACCGCGCCAACGCCCAGACCTCCGAAATGGTGCACAGCGTCAACACCGCACTCGACGACGCGCAGTACGACTATGACATCAAGGTCGTGATCATCAAGGCCAACGGCAAGGGCTTCTGCTCGGGCCACATTCCCGACGGCAGCTATCCGGAGTTCAAGGCCGAGATCGAGGCGTCGGGCAAGGTGTGGCGCTCGGCCGCCCAGCTGTTCCTGTGGCCGGTGCTGAAGCTGTGGGAGTTCCCCAAGCCGGTCATCGCCCAGGTCCACGGTTATGCCATCGGGGGCGGCACCACATGGGCGCTGATACCCGAGATCACCGTCTGCTCGGAAGACGCCTGGTTCCAGATGCCGCTGGTCCCGGGGTTCGGGCTGCCCGGCTCCGAGACGATGTTCGAGCCGTGGGTGTTCATGAACTACAAGCGCGCCGCCGAGTACCTGTACACCGCGCAGAAGATCACCGCCCAGCAGGCCCTCGAATTCGGCCTGGTGAACCGCGTGGTGCCCGCCGACGAGCTGGAGAGCACGGTCGAGGAGTTGGCCGCCAAGATCGCCAAGGCGCCGCTGATCACGCTGCAGGCCACCAAGGCCGGCATCCTGCGGGCCTGGGAGACCATGGGCTTTCGCACCCACCAGCAGGCCAGCAACGACCTGCAGGCGGTGGTCACCGGCTCCAGGGAGTTCCAGGAGTACATGGCGGAGCTGATGAAGCGGGCGTCCAAGCCGGCCGATCGGGTCTGA
- a CDS encoding acyl-CoA dehydrogenase family protein: MPLTPIVRFGGAEHVEQLRASVRSWLADNLPDEFRRTAANPDYLPREGHERAVRFCRELHAQGWFVPHWPAKFEGGGLGVVEQVVIREELAYAGAPLVNTNGVNMLAPVLFRFGTPEQQQEHLPLIARSERMWAQGYSEPEAGSDLASLRMTARRDGDHYVLNGQKTWTSNGVLADWIFVLARTSPVSGKRQQGISFFLVDLSSPGITRRPIRSMTGYPTFAEEFFDDVRVPAKNLVGAEGDGWKVAKALLNAERSNVTRAAQAQRFLDELVDWCHAQRGKPHDPLADPTNRLALARAVERVEVGRILSYRIAHLQAAGSLDPTLPSLSKLYHSELTAELRALGAQILGPAGALMPDDPEAVLHGHFSDGLLLSLLHTIGGGTSEIQRDLISTSGLGLPR; the protein is encoded by the coding sequence ATGCCGCTGACCCCGATCGTCCGGTTCGGCGGCGCAGAACACGTCGAGCAGCTGCGGGCGTCGGTGCGCTCCTGGCTGGCCGACAACCTGCCCGACGAGTTCCGCCGCACCGCGGCCAATCCCGACTACCTGCCGCGGGAGGGCCATGAGCGCGCGGTGCGGTTCTGCCGCGAGCTGCACGCCCAGGGCTGGTTCGTCCCACACTGGCCCGCGAAGTTCGAGGGCGGCGGACTGGGCGTCGTCGAACAGGTGGTCATCCGGGAGGAGCTCGCCTACGCCGGCGCCCCGCTGGTCAACACCAACGGCGTGAACATGCTGGCGCCGGTGCTGTTTCGGTTCGGCACCCCGGAGCAACAGCAAGAGCACCTGCCCCTGATCGCACGGTCGGAACGGATGTGGGCCCAGGGTTACTCGGAACCGGAGGCCGGGTCCGATCTGGCGTCGCTGCGGATGACCGCACGCCGCGACGGCGACCACTACGTGCTCAACGGCCAGAAGACCTGGACCAGCAACGGCGTGCTGGCCGACTGGATCTTCGTGCTCGCGCGTACCTCCCCGGTGAGCGGGAAACGGCAGCAGGGCATCTCGTTCTTCCTCGTCGACCTGTCCAGCCCGGGCATCACCCGGCGCCCCATCAGGTCGATGACGGGCTATCCGACGTTCGCCGAGGAGTTCTTCGACGACGTGCGCGTGCCGGCGAAGAACCTGGTCGGCGCGGAGGGCGACGGTTGGAAGGTCGCCAAGGCCCTGCTGAACGCCGAGCGGTCGAACGTGACCCGCGCCGCGCAGGCGCAGCGCTTCCTCGACGAGCTCGTCGACTGGTGTCACGCACAGCGCGGCAAGCCCCATGACCCGCTGGCGGATCCGACCAACCGGCTGGCCTTGGCGCGGGCGGTCGAGCGGGTCGAGGTGGGCCGCATCCTGTCGTACCGGATCGCGCATCTGCAGGCGGCGGGTTCGCTCGACCCGACCCTGCCGTCGCTGTCCAAGCTGTACCACTCCGAGCTCACGGCCGAGCTGCGTGCGCTCGGCGCGCAGATCCTGGGCCCGGCCGGGGCGTTGATGCCCGACGATCCGGAGGCGGTGCTGCACGGCCACTTCTCCGACGGGCTGCTGCTGTCGCTGCTGCACACGATCGGCGGCGGCACCAGCGAGATTCAGCGGGACCTGATCTCTACCAGCGGTCTCGGGCTGCCGCGCTAG